In Sphingobacterium sp. PCS056, the following proteins share a genomic window:
- a CDS encoding tetratricopeptide repeat protein produces MKGINVLLLIGLMSIWHVSVAQEKEGAAVQVKQVEDVALETTGSSRDDSYQVAWDLYKAGKYEEALKRINKLIDQDQTISAYYEVKCYILIGLKRNADIIATATTGIALDPENHTFYDIRGNTYYFDLKPELARSDYQRVLQLEKNNARYYNNYLKLLNEMRKDDELINVFTLFENNLKNGEEMAEPQFVADVYFYGALALQRQKNNLRAIELLDKAIENSPKAAMYYNNRGLIFQDMDKLLQAKKDLDRAIELDINNPVYYENRYSVLFDLKKYQDAQNDLLKVISLGNSDLDIYAGLALTYDVLNNYAKAAEYYDLVLQKSPKQRMILGNYAYALFELNQIPKSIEMFERAHALDPSEIDVLVGLVVLYHLDGKDAKSEEVITAIKMKTTYSATKNLLDILEKGDYRFTSKFKSVWGKLF; encoded by the coding sequence ATGAAAGGAATTAATGTACTGCTTTTGATAGGTCTAATGAGCATATGGCATGTTAGTGTTGCGCAGGAGAAAGAAGGTGCTGCTGTGCAGGTAAAACAAGTTGAGGATGTGGCTTTGGAAACAACGGGTTCTTCTCGTGATGACTCGTATCAAGTTGCATGGGATCTTTATAAGGCTGGCAAATATGAAGAAGCTTTAAAACGGATCAATAAGCTTATTGATCAAGATCAAACAATCAGTGCTTATTATGAAGTGAAATGCTACATCTTAATTGGATTGAAAAGGAATGCTGATATTATTGCTACAGCTACTACAGGAATAGCATTGGATCCTGAAAATCATACTTTTTATGATATTCGTGGTAATACGTATTATTTTGATTTGAAGCCAGAATTGGCGAGATCGGATTATCAGCGCGTGCTTCAGTTGGAGAAAAATAACGCGCGATATTACAATAACTATTTGAAGCTATTGAATGAGATGCGTAAAGATGATGAACTCATAAATGTATTTACACTTTTTGAAAATAATCTGAAAAATGGGGAAGAGATGGCTGAACCACAATTTGTAGCTGATGTTTATTTTTATGGTGCTTTAGCATTGCAACGGCAAAAAAATAATTTAAGAGCTATTGAACTTCTGGATAAAGCAATTGAAAACTCTCCTAAAGCAGCTATGTATTATAATAATAGAGGTTTGATTTTTCAAGATATGGATAAGCTATTACAAGCAAAGAAAGATTTGGATCGAGCTATTGAGTTGGATATCAATAATCCAGTCTATTATGAGAATAGATATTCAGTTTTATTTGATTTGAAGAAATATCAGGACGCTCAAAATGATTTATTAAAAGTGATTAGTTTGGGTAATTCTGATTTGGATATCTATGCTGGATTGGCATTGACTTACGATGTGCTAAATAATTATGCAAAAGCAGCTGAATATTATGACTTGGTGTTGCAAAAAAGTCCAAAACAAAGAATGATACTGGGTAACTATGCTTATGCTTTATTTGAGCTCAATCAAATTCCAAAGTCAATTGAAATGTTTGAACGTGCGCATGCGCTGGACCCTTCTGAAATAGATGTATTAGTTGGATTAGTTGTGTTATATCATCTTGACGGTAAGGATGCTAAATCGGAGGAAGTGATAACAGCGATTAAAATGAAAACTACTTACTCAGCAACGAAAAATTTATTGGATATTCTTGAGAAAGGAGATTACAGATTTACATCGAAATTTAAATCTGTATGGGGGAAACTGTTTTAA
- the panB gene encoding 3-methyl-2-oxobutanoate hydroxymethyltransferase, which yields MSVNKEVKRITTVQVQEMKQRNEKIAMLTGYDFTMARALDQGGIDIILVGDSAANVFAGYETTLPITLDHMIYHAASVVRGTNRAMVLVDLPFGVYQGSVEQAYLSAVRVMKESGAHALKLEGGLEIIDNIKKIINAGIPVCGHLGLTPQAINKFGNFGVRAKEEHEAEKLKADALALQEAGCFAIVLEKIPAALAAEVSASLHIPTIGIGAGNQCDGQVLVVNDMLGLTDGFKPKFLRQYAQLYQEITGAVGQYVADVKSVDYPNQNEQY from the coding sequence ATGTCTGTAAATAAAGAAGTAAAACGTATTACAACAGTACAAGTACAGGAGATGAAGCAGCGCAATGAAAAAATTGCCATGTTAACCGGTTATGATTTCACTATGGCTAGGGCACTAGACCAAGGCGGAATCGACATCATTTTAGTAGGAGATTCAGCGGCAAACGTTTTTGCGGGTTACGAAACAACGCTTCCCATTACTTTAGATCACATGATCTACCATGCAGCATCTGTGGTACGTGGTACAAACAGAGCCATGGTTTTAGTCGATCTTCCATTTGGCGTATATCAAGGTAGTGTTGAACAAGCGTATTTATCGGCAGTACGTGTAATGAAAGAATCTGGAGCACATGCCCTGAAGTTAGAAGGCGGTCTAGAAATCATTGACAACATTAAAAAAATTATAAATGCAGGAATTCCTGTCTGTGGTCATTTGGGACTAACTCCACAAGCAATCAATAAATTTGGAAATTTTGGTGTTCGCGCTAAAGAAGAACATGAAGCTGAAAAACTAAAAGCAGATGCACTAGCACTACAAGAAGCGGGTTGCTTTGCAATTGTACTCGAAAAAATACCTGCTGCATTAGCCGCAGAAGTAAGTGCTTCGCTGCACATCCCAACAATAGGTATTGGCGCGGGAAATCAATGTGACGGACAGGTATTAGTCGTCAATGATATGCTTGGGCTGACAGATGGGTTTAAACCTAAATTCTTAAGACAGTATGCACAGCTTTATCAAGAAATAACTGGAGCTGTAGGACAGTATGTTGCTGATGTCAAATCAGTCGATTATCCCAATCAAAACGAACAATATTAA
- a CDS encoding S9 family peptidase → MSKLITALSLTAFILVSESSVQAQQKRLDFDQSWGNRNSLTQSINGYPGWANNTAYLERDAQDGKVYQVDLKSGKRELHVVPAKSSVKVYISKNDIFIQDGNQAAKQLTSSPDIAEQNPTLSPDGKLVAFTRKSDLYAIDLVSGKEIRYTNDGTDVIYNGWSSWVYYEEILGRSTNYKAFWWSPDSKKLAFMRFDDTKVPMFPIYVSKGQHGYLEETRYPKAGDPNPEVKVGIVNATGGEVIWSDFNEKDDQYFGQPYWSFDSKNIMVQWMNRDQNNLKFYQVDPNSGAKKEIYDEKQSSWINLDHDERITYLEDNKHYILKSDKTGWAHYYLYTLGGKLLNPITAGDWQVTSLEYIDEKAKVVYFMARKENSARYDLYRVDFSGKNMKRLTFGDYSHDVKISPDGRYFITNYSNVSTPNRIALVDNKGQIVKELADSKSSDFNSYKFGATKYFTIKSDDGQYDLPVVVTYPTDFDETKEYPVIFSIYGGPDAGTVKDTWKGTRSQYWANEGIIQVSADHRASGQFGKKGVALMHRNLGHWEIIDYSTIAKWFKAKPYVAKHKFLITGHSYGGYMTCLALTKAADVFDFGIAGAPVTSWELYDTHYTERWMDTPQDNPEGYKKGSVLTYTDNYKGVLRIMHGDMDDNVHLQNTTQLVDALTDRSVPFELMIYPGSRHGFERSKNAYDFKERVRFYYQYLLEKPVPKDFK, encoded by the coding sequence ATGAGTAAATTAATTACCGCGCTGAGTCTTACGGCTTTTATTCTCGTATCAGAATCTTCAGTTCAAGCGCAACAAAAACGATTGGATTTTGATCAATCTTGGGGAAATCGAAATTCATTAACACAAAGTATCAATGGCTATCCAGGTTGGGCAAATAATACGGCTTATTTGGAGCGGGATGCGCAGGATGGCAAAGTGTATCAAGTGGATTTAAAAAGCGGTAAACGTGAATTGCATGTTGTGCCGGCTAAATCTTCTGTGAAAGTGTACATTTCAAAAAATGATATTTTTATTCAGGACGGTAATCAAGCTGCAAAGCAATTGACAAGCTCTCCGGATATTGCTGAGCAAAATCCAACCCTTTCACCAGATGGTAAGCTGGTCGCATTTACACGAAAAAGCGATTTGTATGCTATTGATTTAGTGTCGGGGAAAGAAATTCGCTATACGAATGATGGGACTGATGTTATTTATAATGGTTGGTCATCTTGGGTATATTATGAGGAAATATTAGGTAGATCGACCAATTATAAGGCTTTTTGGTGGTCTCCAGACAGTAAGAAACTAGCCTTTATGCGCTTTGACGATACTAAAGTGCCGATGTTTCCAATTTATGTGTCCAAAGGTCAGCATGGGTATCTAGAAGAGACGCGCTATCCAAAAGCTGGTGATCCCAATCCTGAAGTGAAAGTCGGAATTGTGAATGCTACTGGTGGTGAAGTGATATGGTCTGATTTTAATGAGAAAGATGATCAATATTTTGGTCAACCGTATTGGAGTTTTGATAGTAAAAATATTATGGTCCAATGGATGAATCGTGACCAGAATAATTTGAAATTTTATCAAGTAGATCCTAATTCTGGCGCCAAGAAAGAAATTTACGATGAAAAACAGTCTTCATGGATTAATTTGGATCATGATGAGCGGATTACTTATTTGGAAGATAATAAGCATTATATCTTAAAATCGGATAAAACGGGCTGGGCACATTATTACTTATATACTTTAGGTGGTAAACTATTAAACCCGATTACAGCAGGTGATTGGCAGGTGACTTCATTGGAATATATCGATGAAAAAGCAAAAGTGGTTTATTTTATGGCTCGTAAAGAAAACTCTGCTCGATATGATTTATACCGTGTTGATTTTTCGGGTAAAAACATGAAGCGTTTAACATTTGGTGACTATTCTCATGATGTGAAGATTTCTCCTGATGGACGCTATTTTATTACGAATTACTCGAATGTAAGTACTCCAAACAGGATTGCTTTGGTGGATAATAAAGGTCAGATCGTGAAAGAGCTTGCCGATAGTAAATCTTCTGATTTTAATTCTTATAAATTTGGTGCGACTAAGTACTTCACGATCAAGTCTGATGATGGTCAGTATGATTTACCGGTAGTGGTTACTTATCCGACTGATTTTGATGAGACAAAAGAGTATCCTGTTATTTTTAGTATCTATGGAGGTCCTGATGCAGGTACAGTGAAGGATACATGGAAAGGAACACGAAGCCAATATTGGGCTAATGAAGGTATTATTCAGGTTTCTGCAGATCACCGTGCTTCTGGACAGTTTGGAAAGAAGGGGGTGGCCTTGATGCACCGAAACTTAGGCCATTGGGAAATAATCGATTATTCTACCATTGCAAAGTGGTTTAAAGCAAAGCCTTATGTGGCTAAGCATAAATTTTTAATAACGGGACATAGTTATGGTGGTTATATGACCTGTTTGGCATTAACCAAGGCCGCGGACGTTTTTGATTTTGGTATTGCAGGAGCCCCAGTTACTTCATGGGAGCTGTATGATACGCACTATACTGAAAGATGGATGGATACCCCTCAAGATAATCCTGAAGGTTATAAAAAGGGATCGGTATTGACTTATACCGACAACTACAAAGGTGTTTTACGCATCATGCATGGAGACATGGATGACAATGTTCATTTGCAAAATACGACACAACTGGTAGATGCCTTAACGGATCGTTCGGTACCGTTTGAGTTGATGATCTACCCAGGTAGTCGCCATGGTTTTGAAAGATCAAAAAATGCTTATGATTTTAAAGAACGTGTTCGTTTTTACTATCAATATTTATTGGAAAAACCAGTTCCAAAAGACTTCAAATAG
- a CDS encoding RluA family pseudouridine synthase produces the protein MRENETRLFKFPKFSDLIVFEDDNLIVINKPPFIASLDEREGGEINILRLAKKYFADAQICHRLDKETSGLLLIAKNPETYRAVSIEFERRRVNKVYHAIIAGTHTFTDLKVELPILNQGSKNVSIDRAKGKAATTIFNSIRYFNHYTLVECKPITGRMHQIRIHLATQKAAIVGDDMYHGKPVYLSQVKKRGFSLSKNEEEQPIMKRFALHSRYVDFTIDGKRFEFEAPYPKDFATLLKQLEKFDS, from the coding sequence ATGAGAGAAAACGAAACTCGCTTATTTAAATTTCCGAAATTTTCCGATCTTATTGTTTTTGAAGATGATAATTTAATTGTTATCAACAAACCACCGTTTATCGCTTCCTTGGACGAACGCGAAGGGGGGGAGATCAATATTTTACGCTTAGCAAAAAAATATTTTGCTGATGCTCAAATTTGTCACCGATTGGACAAGGAAACTTCGGGATTATTACTTATTGCTAAAAATCCAGAGACTTACCGTGCCGTCTCTATTGAATTTGAAAGACGTCGTGTCAATAAAGTATATCATGCCATTATCGCGGGAACACATACGTTTACAGATTTGAAGGTTGAATTACCAATTTTGAATCAAGGAAGTAAAAATGTATCTATAGATCGTGCTAAGGGAAAAGCTGCAACTACAATTTTTAATTCTATTCGTTATTTTAATCATTATACTTTAGTAGAGTGTAAGCCAATCACTGGTCGTATGCATCAAATTCGTATACACTTAGCGACCCAAAAAGCTGCTATTGTTGGTGATGATATGTACCATGGAAAGCCTGTTTATTTATCACAGGTTAAAAAACGAGGATTTTCATTGTCTAAAAATGAAGAGGAGCAACCGATTATGAAACGCTTTGCATTGCATTCGCGATATGTTGATTTTACGATTGATGGAAAGAGGTTTGAATTTGAGGCACCTTATCCAAAAGATTTCGCCACATTGCTTAAGCAATTAGAAAAATTTGATTCCTAA
- a CDS encoding 1-deoxy-D-xylulose-5-phosphate reductoisomerase, giving the protein MNKKGIAVLGSTGSIGTQTLDVVRAFPDRFEVVVLTCGSNAHLLVAQALEFLPQAVVIIDETQFEFVKAKLGHTAIAVYSGVQALEDVVQIEQIDVVLNAIVGAAGLRPTIKAIENGKDIALANKETLVVAGELVMGLALKHQVKMLPVDSEHSAIFQCLVGEDANPIEKIYITASGGPFRGKDRSLLASVTKEHALKHPNWVMGAKITIDSASLMNKGLEVIEAKWLFDLEVDQVDVIVHPQSIVHSLVQFQDGSIKAQLGVPDMKLPIQYALSYPLRLENNFERFNFLDYPQLTFEKPDLHTFRNLALAYDSLRKGGNRSCVLNAANEIVVDAFLKDKISFLGMSDVIETVLEKVNYLARPSLDDYIECDYAARRIAEEIIN; this is encoded by the coding sequence TTGAATAAAAAAGGAATAGCTGTTTTAGGTTCAACGGGTAGTATAGGTACACAAACCTTAGATGTGGTGCGGGCTTTTCCTGATCGTTTTGAAGTAGTTGTATTGACTTGTGGTTCTAATGCTCATTTATTAGTGGCGCAGGCGCTTGAATTTCTACCTCAGGCTGTAGTGATTATTGATGAAACACAGTTCGAATTTGTTAAAGCAAAATTAGGTCATACTGCTATCGCTGTTTACTCGGGTGTGCAAGCTTTGGAGGACGTTGTACAGATTGAACAGATCGATGTTGTTTTGAATGCTATTGTTGGTGCGGCAGGTCTAAGACCTACCATTAAAGCAATAGAAAATGGTAAAGATATAGCACTTGCAAATAAAGAGACTTTAGTGGTTGCCGGAGAGCTGGTGATGGGTTTAGCCTTAAAACATCAGGTGAAGATGCTGCCGGTTGATTCGGAGCATTCGGCGATCTTTCAATGCTTGGTGGGAGAGGACGCTAATCCGATTGAAAAGATCTATATCACGGCTTCTGGTGGTCCGTTTAGAGGGAAAGACCGGTCTTTGTTGGCCTCAGTAACTAAGGAGCATGCCTTAAAACATCCAAATTGGGTGATGGGCGCTAAGATCACTATTGATTCGGCTTCTTTAATGAATAAAGGCTTGGAGGTCATAGAAGCAAAATGGCTTTTTGATTTGGAAGTTGATCAGGTTGATGTCATTGTACATCCACAGTCTATTGTGCATTCTCTTGTTCAGTTTCAAGATGGGTCGATAAAAGCGCAGCTCGGGGTACCAGATATGAAATTGCCGATACAATATGCATTGTCTTATCCACTTCGTTTGGAAAATAATTTTGAACGTTTTAACTTTCTGGACTATCCGCAATTGACTTTTGAAAAACCTGATTTACATACCTTCCGAAATTTGGCATTGGCTTATGATTCATTGCGAAAGGGCGGTAATCGTTCTTGTGTGTTAAATGCAGCTAATGAAATCGTCGTGGATGCATTTTTAAAGGATAAGATCAGTTTCTTGGGCATGAGCGATGTGATCGAGACGGTATTGGAAAAAGTAAATTATCTTGCGAGACCAAGTCTAGATGACTATATTGAGTGCGATTATGCTGCGAGGAGAATCGCAGAAGAAATAATCAATTAA
- a CDS encoding TlpA family protein disulfide reductase, with product MNPKTKKIVFNSIFVVVILLLLWPTSRAYFQQGLMRIGLFKPSLEKPKESDSQAFIATDHNISFKNDQGEVVQMDDLRGKVVFINFWATWCPPCIAEMPSIATLYERLKDNKDVVFLIVEIEGESEKANTFMKGKQLNLPVYYPNSAIPKEWLGGSIPTTLIINKNGEIETKHEGLADYSRKEVSDFIIELTKK from the coding sequence ATGAATCCAAAAACTAAAAAAATAGTATTCAATTCGATCTTTGTTGTGGTCATTCTTTTATTGCTTTGGCCTACAAGTCGTGCATATTTTCAACAGGGATTGATGCGTATCGGTTTATTTAAGCCTTCTTTGGAAAAACCTAAGGAATCAGATTCGCAGGCTTTTATCGCTACGGATCACAATATTTCTTTTAAGAATGATCAGGGAGAAGTTGTTCAAATGGATGATCTTAGAGGTAAAGTGGTTTTTATCAACTTTTGGGCTACATGGTGCCCGCCTTGTATCGCTGAGATGCCATCTATTGCGACTTTATATGAGCGATTAAAAGATAATAAGGATGTTGTATTCCTTATCGTGGAGATTGAGGGGGAGTCTGAAAAGGCGAATACTTTTATGAAGGGTAAACAATTGAATTTGCCGGTTTACTATCCAAATTCTGCAATTCCAAAAGAATGGTTAGGGGGTTCTATTCCGACCACATTGATCATCAATAAGAACGGTGAAATTGAAACTAAACATGAAGGTTTAGCAGATTATTCTCGTAAAGAAGTATCTGATTTTATAATCGAATTAACAAAAAAATAA
- a CDS encoding YwbE family protein — MDGKTRATIKPGMLVNIILKKDQRSGELTEGIVKDLLTSAPYHHRGIKVRLMDGQIGRVAEIIEDDF; from the coding sequence ATGGATGGAAAAACAAGAGCAACGATTAAGCCAGGTATGTTGGTTAATATTATCTTGAAAAAAGATCAACGTTCGGGAGAGCTTACAGAAGGTATCGTAAAAGATTTATTAACTTCAGCCCCGTATCATCATAGAGGAATTAAAGTCCGTTTGATGGACGGTCAGATCGGTCGTGTGGCTGAGATTATTGAAGATGACTTTTAA
- the pyrF gene encoding orotidine-5'-phosphate decarboxylase: protein MTRAELIQQIKIKKSFLCVGLDTDITKIPEHLLAEEDPIYAFNRAIIDATADLCVAYKPNIAFYESYGIKGWQSLQKTWAALPKDCLSIADAKRGDIGNTSKMYAQAFFDEKQSGLGFDSITIAPYMGKDSVTPFLDFDGKWAIVLALTSNEGSLDFQNFQNISGLQLFEQVIDKVNTWGTIENLMYVVGATRGEGFITIREHAPDHFLLVPGVGAQGGSLQDVCQYGMNKDCGLLVNSTRGIIYASKGLDFAEKAREEALKLQQEMELELIKAGIIS from the coding sequence ATGACAAGAGCAGAACTTATTCAACAGATCAAAATAAAAAAATCATTTCTTTGCGTTGGTTTAGATACAGATATTACTAAAATACCTGAACATCTTTTAGCAGAAGAGGATCCAATTTACGCGTTTAATAGAGCTATCATTGATGCTACAGCAGATTTATGTGTTGCTTATAAGCCTAATATTGCCTTTTACGAGAGCTATGGAATAAAAGGATGGCAATCTTTGCAGAAAACTTGGGCAGCACTTCCTAAAGATTGCCTAAGCATAGCGGATGCGAAGCGAGGTGATATTGGAAATACGTCGAAAATGTATGCGCAAGCGTTTTTTGATGAAAAACAATCGGGTTTGGGGTTTGACTCGATCACTATTGCACCCTACATGGGAAAAGATTCTGTTACTCCATTTTTAGATTTTGATGGAAAATGGGCGATTGTGCTTGCCTTAACATCTAATGAAGGAAGTTTGGATTTTCAGAATTTTCAAAATATTTCGGGATTGCAGTTGTTTGAACAGGTTATTGATAAGGTAAATACATGGGGAACGATTGAGAATCTGATGTATGTCGTTGGGGCAACGCGAGGAGAAGGATTTATCACAATTCGTGAGCATGCACCTGATCATTTCTTATTGGTTCCTGGTGTTGGCGCGCAAGGGGGATCATTGCAAGATGTATGTCAATATGGAATGAATAAGGATTGTGGACTTTTGGTCAATAGTACCCGCGGTATTATCTATGCTTCAAAGGGTCTTGATTTTGCAGAAAAGGCAAGAGAAGAAGCGCTTAAATTGCAGCAAGAAATGGAATTGGAGTTGATTAAAGCTGGAATTATCAGCTAG
- a CDS encoding beta-carotene 15,15'-monooxygenase, which translates to MIQFLKESTFAVNEVLSKSIHILKGHYFSIGGLLLSIFLLFVVAHELTFYLEMSSILIKIPLMLLFAVTLLGLQLFLFKYILNLLDHKEHVGVVKTWPSWSELFIFLGGIVLFTLASLLILVVAMIVCFPLIYMGIDTEVVSFEIVPNVAAILSFFILLRISFFPFFIIDKGTNVTKSLRWSLAITKGNVVRLFLILLSLTFVSVLNIYWVYMEYSIMAIIFSLINSFLIIPLTSVVYTVAYRDMVQEYKGSEDPSILSNIF; encoded by the coding sequence ATGATTCAGTTTCTCAAGGAGAGCACTTTTGCTGTTAATGAAGTTTTAAGCAAGTCAATTCACATACTTAAGGGGCATTATTTCTCTATAGGAGGATTGCTGTTGTCTATTTTTTTATTGTTTGTCGTTGCGCATGAATTGACATTTTATTTAGAGATGTCAAGTATTCTTATCAAGATTCCTTTAATGTTATTATTTGCTGTTACTTTATTAGGTCTGCAGCTGTTTCTTTTTAAGTATATTTTGAATTTATTGGATCATAAGGAACATGTAGGGGTTGTCAAAACTTGGCCTTCTTGGTCAGAATTATTTATCTTTTTAGGTGGTATCGTGTTGTTTACGTTAGCTTCTTTATTGATTCTTGTCGTTGCCATGATTGTTTGTTTTCCACTTATCTATATGGGGATTGATACTGAGGTCGTTTCTTTTGAGATTGTACCTAATGTCGCTGCGATCTTATCATTCTTTATTTTGCTTCGAATTTCTTTTTTCCCCTTTTTTATCATTGATAAAGGAACTAATGTAACTAAGTCATTGCGTTGGAGCTTGGCGATTACAAAAGGAAATGTTGTTCGTCTATTTTTAATTTTGTTGAGTTTGACTTTTGTAAGTGTACTGAATATTTATTGGGTGTATATGGAGTATTCGATTATGGCGATCATATTTAGTTTGATAAATTCCTTTTTGATTATTCCACTAACATCGGTTGTGTATACTGTTGCGTACCGAGATATGGTTCAGGAATATAAAGGAAGTGAAGATCCTAGTATCTTAAGTAATATATTTTAA
- the rseP gene encoding RIP metalloprotease RseP, whose translation MGVLIMVAQVILGLSILIVLHELGHFLAARAFGIKVEKFYLFFDAWGVKLFKFKYKDCEYGIGWLPLGGYVKIAGMIDESMDTEQLKGEPEEWEFRSKPAWQRLIVMLGGIIVNVVVGVVVFWMLTFKMGTTDIKNDQLVNGIVPGEIGKSIGLQAGDRIMAIDGVKIVNYSDLISSKLLMGGVDLTVERAGVHTKIHVPADILNTIADKKDEKFIEPRTKMTAVAGIQPGSEAVKMGLIKGDSIIAVDQTPILFFDQFKDQLNSKIGKPIELKIVRNGQEQALKGVVPKDAILGFNVNRDQTIKTFTIHYSLMESLPMGAKKAFTVITDNAKGFGKIFKGEIRADKALSGPVGIAQLFGTEVDWVRFWSLVGMLSMALAFMNLLPIPALDGGHVVFLLIEMIQGKPLSEKFLEKAQMVGFFILLALMVFIFGNDIFKLFK comes from the coding sequence ATGGGTGTTTTAATTATGGTGGCACAAGTCATTTTAGGCTTGTCAATTTTAATCGTATTGCATGAGTTGGGCCATTTTTTAGCGGCTCGAGCTTTTGGAATCAAAGTAGAGAAGTTTTATTTGTTTTTTGATGCATGGGGTGTCAAATTATTCAAATTCAAATATAAAGACTGTGAGTATGGTATAGGTTGGTTGCCTTTGGGAGGATATGTCAAGATCGCAGGTATGATCGATGAGTCCATGGATACTGAACAATTAAAAGGTGAACCTGAGGAATGGGAATTTCGTTCAAAACCAGCTTGGCAACGCTTGATCGTCATGTTGGGCGGTATTATAGTGAATGTAGTTGTGGGTGTTGTAGTTTTTTGGATGTTGACATTCAAAATGGGAACCACGGATATTAAAAACGATCAACTGGTGAATGGGATTGTTCCGGGGGAAATTGGTAAATCAATCGGCTTACAGGCGGGAGACCGTATCATGGCTATTGATGGTGTTAAAATTGTAAATTATTCGGATTTAATCAGTTCTAAGCTATTAATGGGTGGTGTTGATCTTACGGTTGAGCGTGCAGGTGTTCATACTAAAATTCACGTCCCTGCTGATATTTTAAATACTATTGCTGATAAAAAGGATGAGAAATTTATCGAACCTCGTACGAAAATGACAGCTGTTGCTGGTATTCAACCGGGTTCTGAAGCTGTAAAAATGGGCTTGATTAAAGGTGATAGTATCATCGCAGTTGATCAAACTCCAATTTTGTTTTTTGACCAGTTTAAAGATCAGCTGAATAGTAAAATTGGTAAACCAATTGAATTGAAAATCGTACGTAATGGTCAAGAACAAGCTTTAAAAGGCGTAGTTCCAAAGGATGCCATTTTAGGTTTTAATGTCAATCGTGATCAAACGATTAAAACGTTTACCATTCATTATAGTTTGATGGAATCTTTGCCAATGGGTGCAAAGAAAGCATTTACGGTGATTACCGATAATGCAAAAGGATTTGGTAAAATATTTAAAGGTGAGATTCGTGCTGATAAGGCGCTTTCAGGTCCTGTAGGAATCGCACAGTTATTTGGTACTGAAGTGGATTGGGTGCGTTTTTGGTCACTGGTAGGTATGCTGTCAATGGCTCTGGCATTTATGAATTTATTACCTATTCCAGCTTTAGATGGTGGTCATGTTGTTTTCTTATTAATAGAAATGATACAAGGAAAACCATTAAGTGAGAAATTCTTGGAAAAAGCACAAATGGTTGGATTTTTTATCCTACTCGCTTTGATGGTGTTTATTTTCGGTAATGATATTTTTAAATTATTTAAATAG